The DNA window CATGGCGCCGCGCTTGAGACGCCAGTTTTTTCCCGGGTGGTGGTAGGCGGGCACCACGGTGGCGCTGCCCTCCAGGGCGGCACTGGTCTCGCCCGTCGCTTCGGCCCAGTCCTTTTCGAAATCGCTGGCGGCGGTGTGAACCGATTGTTCGACGTCGCGGGCTGCGTTTTCTACCGTTTCCTTCATCTTCTTGAGCTCATCGAGCTCCATGGAACGGTTGACCTCCGATTTGACGTCGGCCACGTAGCGCTGCGCTTTGCCCAGCAAAGTGCCCACGGTGCGCGCCACGCGCGGCAACTTCTCCGGCCCGATGACGACGAGCGCCACCACGCCGATCAGCGCCATTTTGGAGAGGCCGATGTCAATCATGGAGTCTGCCGCGTCCGGTCTCAGCTCTTTTGCTTGGCTTCAACGTCGATGGTAGTCTTGTCGGCGCTGGCCTGGTTGCCCACCTGCCCGGCGGGAGACTTGGTAGCCGCATCATCAGCCGCCGCACCGCCGTCCTTCATGCCATCCTTGAAACCCTTGACGGCGCCACCGAGATCCGAGCCCATGTTCTTGAGCTTCTTGGTGCCAAACACCATGACGACGATCAGCAGCACGATCAGCCAGTGCCATATGGAAAAAGTGCCCATGAAATATCTCCTAACGAATGCGGTTCATTTTAGACGGGTCGCGTGACAACGCGGTTCCCATTACCCTTGCAATCACCTGTCTAGCCTTTAAGCCAAGGGCGCGGGCCGCCCAAGACATGCATGTGCAGGTGGTGCACTTCCTGTCCACCTTCCATACCGGTGTTGACCACGGTGCGGAATCCCCCGTCCGGGTAAGGCCTGCAGCCCTGCTCCAGGGCGAGGCGGGGCGCCAGCGCCATCATGCGGCCCAGCAGGCCTGCGTGTTCCGGCTGCACCTGTGCCATGGAGGGAATGTGCATCCGGGGCACCATCAAAAAATGCACGGGAGCCCAAGGATGGATGTCGTGGAAAGCAAAAATTTCCTCGTCCTCGTACACCTTGCGGGACGGAATCTGGCCCGCGATGATTTTGCAGAAGAGGCAGTTCGGGTCGTGCATGGTCAAAAAAAAGGGGCTGGCGATTCAAAAGGTCATGCATTGTGCGCGAGGTTAAGGCTTGCGCGCACCCCAAGGTCTTGCCGGTGCGCGGCCAGCCACTGTTGGCCCGCGGTGCGGCCCAATTCGAACAACTGGCGCAAGAAGCCCAGGTCGGCGCGCGCCTTGCTGGCCGATCCCTTATCTGCCAGCAAGGCGCCACCATCGATGCGGTGCATGCGCACATCCTTGTAGCGCTGGGGGTCAAGCTTGCCCTGGGCCAGCAGGCGGCTCACAAATTCAATAGCGCGCAACTCGGCCAGCAGGCTGGCGTTAAAGGTGACCTCGTTCATGCGGTCCATGATCTCGGGCACGGTGTCGGGTATGCCCAGGTGCTCGATCGGGTTGATCTGCACCAGCAAGATGTCGCTGCTCTCGGTTTGGTAGATCAAAGGGTGCAGGGCGGGATTGCCAGAGTAACCACCGTCCCAGTAAAGCTCCCCCTCGATCTCGACCGCCTTGAAAACCATGGGCAGGCAAGCCGATGCCATCACCGCATCGGCCGAGAGCCGTGCTCCCGAAAAAATCTCGCCGCGCCCGGTGCGCACGTTGGTGGCACAGACAAAAACCTGCAACCCATCCTTGCGGGGCTGGGACAACCGTTCGAAATCGATTTCGCGCTCCAGCAGGCGGCGCAGAGGATTGAAGTCGAACGGATTGGCCTGCGCCGGAGCGAGCCACGGGGTCATCATCGACAGGCCCGGCAACGCCTGCGCCTGGGGCACGCCCCACACCAGGCTGCCCATGGCTCCCACACCTTCCCACAAGCGCGCCAGCGTGGCCCGCGCCAGCGCGGCCCCTGCCTGGCGCGCTTCCTGTGGGTCAGAAAACTCCTGGGCGGCATGCGCAAAGCCATGCGCCATGGCCACAGCATTCATGGCGCCTGCGCTGGTGCCGCTGATGCCTTCAAAATCAAGCCCGCCGTCTTCCAGCAGGGCATCGAGCACGCCCCAGGTCAGTGCACCGTGCGAGCCCCCACCCTGCAGCGCCAGGTTCAACCGCTGCTGCGGTTTGCGCGGCTTAGGCATCCAGCGCCTGGTCTTTGTTCATGGCAACCATGCCGCGCACAATGCGGTACAGGAACCAGATCGAGATCAAGCCCCAGGCAATCCAGCCCGGAAAGATGAACAACAGCCACAGTGGCGATGTCACCAAATACAGCACCCCCGCCCACAGCACGGTACGGATGCGCCACGAAAAATGGCTGGCCTGCCAGGTGCCCTGGGCATCGCCTTTTTTGACAAGATCGATGACCAGCGCAATGATGAGCAGTGCCGCCCCCGGTTGGGCCCCTGGAATGACCGCTCCCACCGCCACGATCAGGTGCAGCACATAACTGACCCAGCCCCAGGCCTTGAGACCCTCGGCACGTTCGTCACTGGCCTGCACGTCAATGATGTCACTCATGGGGAGCCTCCTGCGCGGCACGCGCAACGGCCTTGCGCAAGGCTTTTTCCTCGATACCGCTGGTGCCCTCTCGGCGCTCCAGTTCGGCCACCACGTCGGCAGGACTCAGCCCATAGTGCGCCAGCGCGATCATGGTGTGAAACCACAGGTCAGCCACCTCGTAGACGATTTTTGCGGGGTCGGCTCCATGGTCTACATCCTTGGCGGCCATCACCACCTCGGTGGCTTCCTCGCCGATTTTTTTCAGGAAGGCGTCCGGCCCCTTGTGCAGCAGGCGGGACACGTAGCTTTTTTCAGGATCTCCGCCATGGACTGGCTTGCGGCTCTCGATAACGCTGGCCAGGCGTGCCAGTGCGCCTTCGGTAAAGGGAGTCGAGGTATCAGAAGAGGACATGGCACTTATTTGTAGATGGATTGCGGGTCTTTCAAGACCGGATCGACGCTCTGCCAGGCGTCGCCCTGCAAAACACGGAAAAAACAGCTGTGCCGCCCGGTGTGGCAGGCGATGCCAGGCTCGTGGCCCTGCTGCGTCACCTGCAATAGCACCACATCCTGGTCGCAGTCGACGCGAATTTCGTGCACGGTCTGCACGTGGCCGGACTCCTCGCCCTTGAACCACAGCTTGCCGCGCGACCGACTGAAATACACAGCCCGGCCCAGCTCTGCGGTTTTTTGCAGCGCCTCGCGGTTCATCCAGGCAAACATGAGCACGTCGCCCGTGCCTTTTTCCTGCGCAATCACGGGGACCAGCCCCTGTGCGTCCCATTTCACTTCGTTGAGCCAGTTCATGGCTGCATTGTCGGTGATTTACCGGGCCTGCCCGGCCATGCGTCTCTGGACTTCAGCGCAACTGCGGCATGAACGAACGGGCGGCCTGCACGGCCCCGGCGCCGATGGCTGCACCAAAACGCTTGGCCAAGCGTTCGGCCACGTTTTCATGGCGCGTGTAGTCGATGATGTCCTCGGCCTTGACGATCTCACGCGCCACATAGTCAAGGTTGCCCAGCTGGTCTGCCAGGCCCAACTCGATGGCCTGCTGGCCCGTCCAGAACAGGCCGCTGAAGGTGTCGGGCGTGCTCTTGAGCCGGTCGCCCCGGCCTGCCTTCACTACGGCGATGAATTGCTGGTGGATCTGGTCGAGCATGGCCAGCGCATAGGCGCGCTGTTTTTCGGTTTGCGGACTGAAGGGGTCGAGAAAACCCTTGTTTTCGCCCGCCGTCAGCAGACGGCGCTCCACACCCAGTTTCTCCATGGTGCCGGTGAACCCGAAGCCGTCCATGAGCACGCCGATGCTGCCCACAATGCTGGCCTTGTCCACATAGATGTCGTCGGCCGCGGCAGCAATGTAATAGGCGGCCGAGGCACAGGTCTCCTCGACCACGGCATACACGGGCTTGCCATGCTTGGCCTTGAGACGCACGATTTCGTCGTTGATCATGCCCGCCTGCACGGGGCTTCCGCCGGGCGAATTGATGAGCAGCACCACCGCCTTGGAGCCGTCGTCTTCGAAGGCGCTGCGCAGGGCGGCGACCACATATTCGGCGCTGGCGTCGGCGCCAGAGGCGATTTCGCCCTTGATATCGACCACCGCCGTGTGCGGCGCGCTCTTGCTCGACGAGGTCGCCATATTGCTCGACATCAGCGCCCACGCGAGGGCTCCAAAGAATGCCAGCCAGCACAAGCGCCAAAAAATACGCCAGCGCCGCGCCGCTCGCTGCTCGTTCAGCGCGGCAAAAGCGAGCTTCTCCAAGACGGAGCGCTCCCAGCCCGGCGCCTGAGCGTCTGCATTTTTTGCTCCTGTATCAGTAGCTGCCTGCGCCCACAGATCGGGCGTTGCAGCGTTTTTTTGCTCAGATCCATTCGGAGGAAGCTGGTGGGACTCGGTCATATCAGAACTTGATGGGCTGGATGTGGCTCGCAGTATGCCAGTGCACCATGCCATCGCTTTCGGTGAGGGCGATCTTCACCAGCCCACCGCGACAGGGACCTGCAACGCAGGTGCCCGTGTCGGGGGCGTAGGTTGCGCCATGGGTGGCGCACAACAGCCAGCGACCACTGTCGTCGAAAAACCGGTTTTCCTGGTAGTCCATTTCCATGGGCACATGTGCGCAGCGGTTCAGGTAGGCATGAACAGCCCCCTGGAATCGGACAGCAAAGGCGCGGCAGGTTTCGCCTGCGTACACCACATCGAAGGACACGGCCATGCCGCCGTCCTGCAGATCGGCACTGGGGCACAGGGGAATGGTGTCGGAAATGTTCGGCATCATGGCATTGTCAACTGTCGAAATCAGCCCTCACGGGCCAACCAGTCGTGCAGGTCGGCCACCGATTGTGCGATGTACAGGGGGCCCAGCGCGCCAAAGGCGTCGGGCGCATGCGCGCCGTAGCTCACGCCCAGGCTGGCACACCCGGCGTTGCGCGCCATCTGCAAGTCGTGCGTGGTGTCGCCAATCATGAGCACGCGCTCGGGCGCCACGTCGAACTCACCCATCAGTTCATGCAGCATCAGCGGATGGGGCTTGCCCGCCGTTTCGTCGGCCGTGCGAGAGCCATCGAACACCCCGCGAAGCTGCACGCTGTGCAAGGCCTCGTCCAGGCCGCGGCGGCTCTTGCCCGTGGCGACGGTCAGCAGGTGCCCGCGTTCGCGCAGCGCACCCAGCAAAGGCAACACGCCATGGAACAGGCTCAGGTCGTCCTGGTGGCGGGCGTAGTGGTAGCGGTAGCGCAGATTGAGATCGCCGTATTTTTCGGGCGGCACATCGGGTGCGGCATGGGCCAGGGCCTGGTTCAATGCCATGCCAATCACATAGGCGGCGTCACTGTCGCTGGGTACGGTGCCCCCGACATCGCGCACGGCAGACTGGATGCTGCGCACGATGATGGCGGTGGAGTCGAACAAGGTGCCATCCCAATCGAAGGCGATCAGGTCAAAACGGCGCGGACGGGCAATAGGGCTCATGGGATAGAGGGAACAAAACAGGCCAGGTCGGGTGGCAGGGGCGCCAGCAGTTCGATGCGCTCGCCGCTGGCAGGGTGGGTGAACTGCAGCCTCCAGGCATGCAGAAACATGCGCTTGAGGCCGTGGCGGGGCAAACGGCGGTTGAGATCGAAGTCGCCATATTTCTCGTCCCCGGCAATCGGATGGCCCTGGCTGGCCAGGTGCACGCGAATCTGGTGGGTGCGCCCGGTCTTGATGGTGACCTCCAGCAGCGAAAACGTGGGCAAATCCTGGTCAGGCCGTGCGGGCAGGCTGGTGCGCAGCTTCACCAGCGTGATGGAACGCATGCCATCGGGATCATCCACCGTGGTGGTGCGCACACGCCGCTCGCCATCGGGCTGCAGGTATTTGTGCAGCGGCGTATCGATCACCTTCTTGTTCGCGGGCCACGTGCCGATCACCAGCGCCAGGTAGGTCTTACCGGTCTCCCGCTCGCGGAACTGGTCCTGCAGGTGCGTGAGTGCGCTGCGTTTCTTGGCCACCAGCAGGATGCCCGAGGTTTCGCGGTCGAGCCGGTGCACCAGCTCCAGAAACTTGGCCTGGGGCCGCGCCTGGCGCATTTGTTCGATCACACCAAAACTCACGCCGCTGCCACCGTGCACCGCTGTGCCGGCGGGTTTGTCGAGGGCGATGAGGTGCTCATCTTCGAGCAACAAAGGAAACTCCCGCGCTGGCGCGGGGCGTTCAGCCTTCTCGGCCATTTTTTCAGACACGCGCACGGGCGGCAGGCGCACCTGGTCTCCTGCCTGCACACGCGTATCGGCCGTGGCGCGCCCCTTGTTGATGCGCACCTCGCCGCTGCGAATGATGCGGTAGACATGCGTCTTGGGCACGCCCTTGAGGTGGCGCATCAAAAAATTATCCAGCCGCTGGCCCGCGGAGTCAGCGTCCACGTCCAGCATGCGAACGGCGGGTGCCATGCGCGCGGGCAGGGGCTCTGGCGCCTTGGGACGGTGCGAAGCCGGTTTGGCCTCTATAATGTGTTTCACCTGCGCAGTGTTTTGTAAGTAGTTGATTCGTCTGGAGTTTAGTCCACACGGCCGCTCACCCCGCGCAGGCAGGTCGATGCCAGCGGGCGTTGCACATGCAGATGACAGGCCAGTTGCCTGACATGGCCGGTGCACCGCACGGGAGGCTGACACATTGGAACACTGATACGGAATCCCCTGTCTGGCAGGCTGCCCCACCCGGGCCCAGCGTGCCAGAGGATCGAAGCGAACATGTTGGTACTGGTCATGCGATTTTTGTCCCTCTGGCGGTGGCGTCTGCCGCTGCTGTGGGCAAAAAATTACACCCCAGAGCCCACCCTGCCTGCGCAACTAGCTATTCAATTTATAGCAAACCTGCACTATTCCAGGCTCGCCCCCATCCACGCGCCCTTGCCGCCCCCGCAGAGCTAGCAGCTGTGCGGGGCGTTGCAGCATTCCCGGCAATTCCCTTCGTTCCAAAGCGTCAGTCCAGGCATTGTTGGCCCCTTGAGGGCCTGTTGTCAGTATGGAATCACGCGCGCCGACAGCCCGCGCAGCATGTTTGCTGCCAGACCGTCGGCGCCCGGCACACACAAAAGGAAATGCATCATGAAGCGGATGCTGATCAACGCCACGCAGCCTGAAGAACGGCGCCTGGCCATCGTCGATGGACAAAAACTCCTCGACTACGAAATCGAAATCGAAGGGCGCGAGCAGCGCAAGGGCAACATCTACAAGGCCGTTGTCACGCGCGTCGAGCCTTCGCTGGAGGCCTGCTTTGTCGACTACGGTGAAGACCGCCACGGTTTCTTGCCGTTCAAGGAAATTGCCCGCCAGTATTTCGCCGCCGGCGTCTCGCCCAACCAGGCACGCATCAACGACGTCATCAAGGAAGGCCAGGAACTGCTGGTCCAGGTGGAAAAAGAAGAACGTGGCAACAAGGGCGCCGCCCTCACCACCTTCGTGAGCCTGGCCGGCCGCTATGTGGTGCTGATGCCCAACAACCCGCGTGGCGGTGGCGTAAGCCGCCGCATCGAGGGTGAGGACCGCGCCGAACTCAAGGAGGCGATGGACCAGCTCGAATACCCCAACGGCATGTCCATCATTGCGCGCACCGCCGGTATCGGCCGCAGCGCGCCCGAGCTGCAGTGGGACCTGAACTACCTGCTGAAATTGTGGAACGCCATCGACGGCGCTGCCCAGGGCGGCAAAGGCGCTTTCCTGATTTACCAGGAATCGAGCCTCGTCATCCGCGCCATCCGCGACTACTTCAACAACGACATCGGTGACATCCTCATAGATACCGACGACATCTACGAACAGGCGCAGCAGTTCATGGCGCACGTCATGCCCGAGCATGCCGCCCGCGTCAAGCGCTACCGCGACGACGCCGCCCTGTTCTCGCGCTTCCAGATCGAGCACCAGATCGAGTCGGCATACGCCCGCACCGTGCAACTGCCCTCGGGCGGCGCCATCGTCATCGACCACACCGAAGCGCTGGTCAGCGTGGACGTAAACTCGGCCCGCGCCATCAAGGGCGGCGACATCGAGGAAACCGCCACCCGCACCAACCTGGAAGCCGCCGACGAAGTGGCCCGCCAGATGCGCCTGCGCGACCTGGGCGGCCTGATCGTGATCGACTTCATCGACATGGAGGAGAGCAAGAACCGCCGCGAGGTGGAGAGCCGCCTGCGCGACGCCCTGCGCCAGGACCGCGCCCGCGTGCAGTTCGGCACCATCAGCAAGTTCGGCCTCATGGAAATGAGCCGCCAGCGCCTCAAGCCCGCATTGAGCGAAGGTTCCTCCATCCCCTGCCCGCGCTGCGGTGGCTCGGGCCATATCCGCGACACCGAATCGTCGGCGCTGCAGATCCTGCGCATCATTCAAGAAGAATCGATGAAGGACAACACCGCCGCCGTGCACTGCCAGGTGCCGGTGGAAGTGGCTTCGTTCCTGCTGAACGAAAAGCGCACCGAGATCGCCAAGATCGAGCTCAAGCAGCGCGTGGCCGTGCTGATGGTACCCAACAAGGCACTGGAAACACCCAACTACAAGCTCGAACGCCTCAAGCACGACGACCCACGCCTGGACCATGTGCAGGCCAGCTACACGCTCGCCGAAGAAGTGGAAGACCCCACCGCCGTGACACGCCGCTCGCAGGAGCCGACCAACAAGCAAACCCCGGTGATCAAGGGCGTGCTGCCCGACGCCCCGGCACCACAGGCCGCGCCCCGCACCGAAGCACAGGCCGAGGCCCGCGCTCCGCGCGCTCCCCAGCGGCAAGCCGCTGCTGCACCCCAGCCGGCTCCGGCACGTGCCCCGGTGGCCCCCCAGGAGCAGGGCTTCTTTGCCTGGCTCAAGGGCTTGTTCGGTATGGGCGACCCCCCTGCCGCAGCCCCCGCACCGACCCCAGCACCCGCTGCAGAAACCCCAGCCCGCGAGCCGCGCCGTGATGGACGTGGCGGTGATAGCCGAGGCCGCCGTGGCGAACGCAACGGCAGCCGTGATGGCAACCGCGACGTGAATGGCCGCGATGGCAACCGCGAAGCCAGTGGCCGTGATGGCGCTGCCGACGGCCGTGGCCGCCGCGGTGAACGCAGCGAGCGCCCATCGGAAGCACGCTCCACCGAGGGTGGTGGTCGTCCGCCCCGCGACGGCAACCGCGAAGGTGGCCGTGGCCGCCGCGACGGTGCCGAAGCACGCCCCGCAGCCGACGCTCCAACGCAGACAGCCCCCCAAGGCCCGGACGCGGCAGACAGCGAAAACCGCAACGAGGCACGCGGTGATCGCGCGCCCCGCAACGGCAATGGTGGCCGCGAGCGCCAGCCCCGTGGTGAAGGCCGCGAGCGCCAGCCCCGCAGTGAAGGCCGTGAACGCCAGCCCCGCGCCCAGGAAAGCCAGCCCAGCAACGCACCGGCGGATTTTGCCGATACCGCTCCACTGGCACTGCTGCCCGACCTGGACCTGACAGGCAATGACATGCCCTCCGCAGCGGCGCAGGCCGACACTGGCGAGACCCGCACCCGCCGCTCGCGCGACCGTTATGGCCGTGACCGTCAGCGTGGCGAACGTGGCGAGCCGCGCCGCGATGGACAGGAAGCGCCGCCAGCACCCGCAGCGGAAGGCATGATGGACTTCGAGTTGCCCGGCCAGCCGGTTCAAGCAGCTCCCTCGGACAACAGCCGCCGCAGTTACTTTGCACCCGCAGCCACAGCACCCCAGGCCGCTGAGCCAGCACCAACCCAGGCACCGGCACCAGTGGCCGCAGCCCCTGCGGTGGCAGCACCTGCACCGGCCATGCCAGCACCAGCCCCCGCGATGGCAGCACCCGTGCCAGCACCCGTGGCTCCTCCTGCGGCACCGGTCGCAGCACCGGCTGCAGCACCAGTGGCCGCCAGCAATGGCGCCCTGCCGGTCGTCGCGCCCTTCGTGCTGCCGATCGATGAAATGCAGCAAGTGGCCCAGGGCTCCGGCCTGCAGTGGGTGCAGTCGGACGCTGACAAGGTCGCCGCCATCCAGGCCGCCATTGCCGCCGAACCACGCCCCATCCACGTGCCCCGCGTGCGTCCACCGGCCGTGGTGCTAGACGACGGCCCGCTGGTGCTGGTGGAAACCCGCCGCGACCTGCGCGACATGCAGCTGCCGTTCGATCAGCCGCCAAGCGCCTGAGGACCGGCACGGACGCCCACCAGCGACTGTGCCGATTGATGGACCACTGGCCCCGCTTGGGGCCAGTGGCTTTTTGGAGACCCGCACGCCATGATGATTTTGCTGTCCCCCGCCAAATCGCTCGACTATGACACCCCCGTCCCCGCCGACCTGCCGCACACGCGGCCGCAGTTCGTTGCGCAATCCCAGCAGCTCATCGAGATACTGCGACAGAAATCCCCACAAGACATTGCCTCGTTGATGAAGATCAGCGACCCGCTGGCCGCGCTGAACGTGGCGCGCTACCAAGCCTGGTCGAGCCGGTTCAGCGCCCGCAATGCGCGCCAGGCGCTGCTGGCCTTCAATGGCGATGTGTACGAAGGTTTGGATGCGCGCACGCTGGCCGCTGAAGACCTGGCCTGGGCGCAGCAGCACCTGGCCATTCTCAGTGGCCTGTATGGCGTGCTGCGTCCGCTCGACTGGATGCAGCCCTACCGGCTGGAAATGGGCACACGACTGGCCACCCCGGCAGGCCAGACGCTCTACCAATTCTGGGGGCCGCGCATTGCCCTGTATCTCAACGCCTGCCAGCAGGACGAAGAGGCACCCGTGGTGCTCAACCTGGCATCACAAGAATATTTCAAGTCGGTGGACCGCAAGCAGCTGCGCGCCCGGGTGGTCGAATGCGTGTTCGAGGACTGGAAAAACGGCACCTGGAAAATCATCAGCTTCCACGCCAAGCGTGCGCGCGGCCTGATGGCACGCCATGCCATTACGCAGCGCGCCGCCACCCCCCGCCAGCTCGAAGACTTTGCCGCCGAGGGCTACGCCCATGACATCGGCGCGTCCAGCCCCGATCGTCTGGTGTTCCGCCGACGGGTCTGAGTGGGGTTAGAAAGCGCTATGGTCCCAGCTGTTACGCCGACCTCATTGTCCTTTCCCGAAACCCGCCCCCTGCCAGGCCAAGGGCTGCACAGCGGCCCGCATCGCATCGACCTGAACGGGCACAGCGTGCAGCGCTTGCTGGCGATCGACAAACCGCCGTTGGTGGTGCTGGCAAACCTGCTCAGCGCGAGCGAATGCACCGCCCTGATCGACGCCGCGCGCCCCCACATGGCGCGCTCGCTCACGGTGCAGCAGCACACCGGCGGCGAAGAGCGCAACGCCCACCGCACCAGCGACGGCATGTTCTTCCAGCGGGCCGAAACCCCGCTGGTGCAGCACATCGAGGAGCGCCTGTCGCGCCTGCTGGGCTGGCCCGCCGGGAACTGCGAAGGCCTGCAAGTGCTGCGCTACGGCCCGGGCGCCGAGTACCGGCCGCATTACGACTACTTCGATCCGGCCGAACCCGGCACCAGCACCCTGTTGCAGCGCGGCGGCCAGCGCCTGGCCACGCTGTTGATCTACCTGAACACGCCCGACGAGGGCGGCGCCACCACCTTCCCCGACCTTGGCCTGGAGGTGGCCCCGCTGCGCGGCCATGCCGTATTCTTCCGCTACGACCAGCCCCACCCCAGCAGCCGCACCTTGCATGGTGGCGCGCCTGTGGTCACAGGTGAAAAATGGGTGGCCACGCAATGGCTGCGCGAAAGAAAATTTGACTAAAATACGGCTCAAACGCTTACCAGTAAAGCGCTACTAGCTATTTTTTTGATAGTACACATGTCCTCTGCAGACCAATCTCCCCTGGGCAAGGCGTCCGCCTATATCGACCAGTACGACGCCTCGCTGCTGTTCCCCCTGCCGCGCGCAGGCAAGCGGGCCGAGATCGGTATCACGGGCAACCCGCCTTTCATGGGTGCCGACCTGTGGACCGCGTTTGAGCTGTCATGGCTCAACGAACGCGGCAAGCCCCAGGTGGCGCTGGCACACATTACCGTGCCCTGCGAAACGCCGAACATCATCGAGAGCAAATCGTTCAAGCTGTACCTCAACAGTTTCAACAACACCCGCTTTTCCGGCGTTGAGGCCGTGCAGGCACGCCTGCGCGCCGACCTCACCGAGGCCGCGTGGCGCGGCGCACCGCAGTCGGCCAGCCTGGGCGTGCGGGTCCTGCTGCCCGAATTGTTTGACCGTGAGCCGGTCCACGAACTCGATGGCCTGAACCTGGACCGCCTCGACCTGGAATGCAAGCACTACCAGCCGGCACCGCAACTGCTGCGCGCCGCTTTCGACGAGGCGCCCGTGAGCGAGGTGCTGGTCAGCCACCTGCTCAAGAGCAACTGCCTGGTCACCGGCCAGCCCGACTGGGGCAGCGTGCGCATTGCCTACACCGGCCCGCAAATCGAGCAGGAAGGGCTGCTGCAGTACATCGTGAGCTTTCGCAACCACAACGAGTTCCACGAACAATGCGTGGAGCGCATCTTCATGGACCTCTGGACGCGCTGCAAACCCATCAAGCTGGAGGTGTATGCGCGCTACACCCGCCGGGGCGGGCTGGACATCAACCCCTGGCGCACCAGCCATCCCATGGCGCCGCCGCCCAACGTGCGCACGGCGCGGCAATAGTCCAACCGCCAGCTACACCTTGAACACGTCGAGCGTGCGGCCCAGCACACCGGCGTTGTCGCTCATGGCGCGGGCCGAAGCGGCGGATTCTTCGACCAGCGCAGCGTTTTGCTGCGTGACACGGTCCAGCTCGATCACGGCCTCGTTCACCTGCGCAATACCCTGGGCCTGCTCGCGCGTGGCAATGCTGATCTGGCCCATCAGGGTATTGACATAGGCCACCGACTGCACCACCTTGGCAATGGTTTTGCCGGCCGACTGCATCT is part of the Simplicispira sp. 125 genome and encodes:
- the tatB gene encoding Sec-independent protein translocase protein TatB, whose translation is MIDIGLSKMALIGVVALVVIGPEKLPRVARTVGTLLGKAQRYVADVKSEVNRSMELDELKKMKETVENAARDVEQSVHTAASDFEKDWAEATGETSAALEGSATVVPAYHHPGKNWRLKRGAMPQWYKARAGVRTKALSGAARVARYRPQKFH
- the tatA gene encoding Sec-independent protein translocase subunit TatA, whose translation is MGTFSIWHWLIVLLIVVMVFGTKKLKNMGSDLGGAVKGFKDGMKDGGAAADDAATKSPAGQVGNQASADKTTIDVEAKQKS
- a CDS encoding histidine triad nucleotide-binding protein; protein product: MHDPNCLFCKIIAGQIPSRKVYEDEEIFAFHDIHPWAPVHFLMVPRMHIPSMAQVQPEHAGLLGRMMALAPRLALEQGCRPYPDGGFRTVVNTGMEGGQEVHHLHMHVLGGPRPWLKG
- a CDS encoding patatin-like phospholipase family protein; this encodes MPKPRKPQQRLNLALQGGGSHGALTWGVLDALLEDGGLDFEGISGTSAGAMNAVAMAHGFAHAAQEFSDPQEARQAGAALARATLARLWEGVGAMGSLVWGVPQAQALPGLSMMTPWLAPAQANPFDFNPLRRLLEREIDFERLSQPRKDGLQVFVCATNVRTGRGEIFSGARLSADAVMASACLPMVFKAVEIEGELYWDGGYSGNPALHPLIYQTESSDILLVQINPIEHLGIPDTVPEIMDRMNEVTFNASLLAELRAIEFVSRLLAQGKLDPQRYKDVRMHRIDGGALLADKGSASKARADLGFLRQLFELGRTAGQQWLAAHRQDLGVRASLNLAHNA
- a CDS encoding phosphoribosyl-ATP diphosphatase, with protein sequence MSSSDTSTPFTEGALARLASVIESRKPVHGGDPEKSYVSRLLHKGPDAFLKKIGEEATEVVMAAKDVDHGADPAKIVYEVADLWFHTMIALAHYGLSPADVVAELERREGTSGIEEKALRKAVARAAQEAPHE
- the hisI gene encoding phosphoribosyl-AMP cyclohydrolase, with amino-acid sequence MNWLNEVKWDAQGLVPVIAQEKGTGDVLMFAWMNREALQKTAELGRAVYFSRSRGKLWFKGEESGHVQTVHEIRVDCDQDVVLLQVTQQGHEPGIACHTGRHSCFFRVLQGDAWQSVDPVLKDPQSIYK
- a CDS encoding S49 family peptidase; translation: MTESHQLPPNGSEQKNAATPDLWAQAATDTGAKNADAQAPGWERSVLEKLAFAALNEQRAARRWRIFWRLCWLAFFGALAWALMSSNMATSSSKSAPHTAVVDIKGEIASGADASAEYVVAALRSAFEDDGSKAVVLLINSPGGSPVQAGMINDEIVRLKAKHGKPVYAVVEETCASAAYYIAAAADDIYVDKASIVGSIGVLMDGFGFTGTMEKLGVERRLLTAGENKGFLDPFSPQTEKQRAYALAMLDQIHQQFIAVVKAGRGDRLKSTPDTFSGLFWTGQQAIELGLADQLGNLDYVAREIVKAEDIIDYTRHENVAERLAKRFGAAIGAGAVQAARSFMPQLR
- a CDS encoding Rieske 2Fe-2S domain-containing protein codes for the protein MPNISDTIPLCPSADLQDGGMAVSFDVVYAGETCRAFAVRFQGAVHAYLNRCAHVPMEMDYQENRFFDDSGRWLLCATHGATYAPDTGTCVAGPCRGGLVKIALTESDGMVHWHTASHIQPIKF
- a CDS encoding HAD-IA family hydrolase, whose protein sequence is MSPIARPRRFDLIAFDWDGTLFDSTAIIVRSIQSAVRDVGGTVPSDSDAAYVIGMALNQALAHAAPDVPPEKYGDLNLRYRYHYARHQDDLSLFHGVLPLLGALRERGHLLTVATGKSRRGLDEALHSVQLRGVFDGSRTADETAGKPHPLMLHELMGEFDVAPERVLMIGDTTHDLQMARNAGCASLGVSYGAHAPDAFGALGPLYIAQSVADLHDWLAREG
- a CDS encoding RluA family pseudouridine synthase — translated: MAPAVRMLDVDADSAGQRLDNFLMRHLKGVPKTHVYRIIRSGEVRINKGRATADTRVQAGDQVRLPPVRVSEKMAEKAERPAPAREFPLLLEDEHLIALDKPAGTAVHGGSGVSFGVIEQMRQARPQAKFLELVHRLDRETSGILLVAKKRSALTHLQDQFRERETGKTYLALVIGTWPANKKVIDTPLHKYLQPDGERRVRTTTVDDPDGMRSITLVKLRTSLPARPDQDLPTFSLLEVTIKTGRTHQIRVHLASQGHPIAGDEKYGDFDLNRRLPRHGLKRMFLHAWRLQFTHPASGERIELLAPLPPDLACFVPSIP